One window from the genome of Ovis canadensis isolate MfBH-ARS-UI-01 breed Bighorn chromosome 21, ARS-UI_OviCan_v2, whole genome shotgun sequence encodes:
- the LOC138426806 gene encoding pregnancy-associated glycoprotein 2-like, with amino-acid sequence MKWLVILGLVALSECIVKIPLTKIKTTQGAIREKQLLGKFLDEQSHSLSQNSDPDKKFSSHRLRNFQNIVYFGNITIGTPPQEFQVNFDTGSSDLWVPSVDCRSPSCSTHKRFNPQKSTTFQRLDQKIELIYGSGSMKGVLGRDTIQIGDLVITNQIFGLSQNQSSGVLEQVPYDGILGLAYPNLAVRGTTPVFDNLKNHKIISEPVFAFYLSSRPGNISTVMFGGVDHTYHKGKLQWVPVTQASFWQVAMSSMTINGKVVGCSHGCQAIVDTGTSLLVGPTHLVTDILKLINPKPILDDQQVLSCDVVNSLPTLLLTINGIVYPVPPDYYVQRLSQEICFLSFQGGTETNHFGTSENWILGDVFLRLYFSVYDRGNNRIGLAPAA; translated from the exons ATGAAGTGGCTTGTGATTCTCGGGCTGGTGGCCCTCTCAGAGTGCATAGTCAA AATCCCTCTAACGAAGATAAAGACCACGCAaggagctatcagggaaaaaCAATTGCTGGGAAAATTCTTGGATGAACAGTCTCACAGCCTGTCCCAGAATTCTGATCCTGACAAAAAATTCTCTTCTCACCGACTGAGGAATTTCCAGAAT ATTGTCTACTTTGGTAATATCACCATTGGCACACCTCCTCAAGAGTTCCAGGTCAACTTTGACACCGGCTCATCTGACTTGTGGGTGCCCTCTGTAGACTGCCGAAGTCCCTCCTGCT CTACACATAAGAGATTCAACCCTCAGAAGTCCACCACCTTCCAGCGTTTGGACCAGAAAATCGAACTCATCTACGGCTCTGGGAGCATGAAAGGGGTTCTTGGCCGTGACACCATTCAG ATCGGGGACCTTGTCATCACGAACCAGATTTTTGGCTTGAGCCAGAATCAGTCAAGTGGGGTCCTGGAACAAGTACCTTATGATGGCATCCTGGGCTTGGCCTACCCCAACCTCGCCGTCCGAGGCACCACCCCAGTCTTCGACAACCTGAAGAACCACAAAATCATTTCTgagccagtctttgccttctaCTTGAGCTC CCGGCCAGGAAACATCAGCACGGTGATGTTTGGCGGTGTGGACCACACCTACCACAAGGGAAAACTCCAGTGGGTACCAGTGACCCAAGCCAGCTTCTGGCAGGTAGCCATGAGCAG CATGACCATAAACGGGAAAGTGGTTGGTTGTTCCCACGGATGTCAGGCCATTGTGGATACTGGGACCTCGTTGCTGGTTGGGCCAACTCACCTGGTCACTGACATCTTGAAGCTCATCAACCCCAAGCCTATTCTGGATGACCAG CAAGTGCTTTCATGTGATGTCGTCAATAGTCTGCCTACGCTCCTCCTCACCATCAACGGCATCGTCTACCCTGTGCCCCCTGACTACTACGTCCAGAGG ctttCTCAGGAGATCTGCTTTCTCAGCTTTCAAGGGGGCACAGAGACGAACCATTTCGGAACCTCGGAGAACTGGATCCTGGGTGATGTCTTCCTGAGgctgtatttttcagtttatgaCCGAGGAAATAACAGGATTGGCCTGGCTCCTGCAGCGTGA